TGGTATTCTTTCACCTTACAGAGCCACTAGCCAGCAGCCATCTTGATAATGTTATTAACCACGGTTATCTGGCCGTTGATTTTTTCTTTTTGCTTTCCGGCTTTGTCATTGGATATGCCTATGACGACAGATGGGACAAATTAACCATCGGAGGTTTTTTTCGGCGCCGGTTCGAACGGCTGCAGCCGCTCGTTGTGTTGGGTATGACGCTGGGCGCCATAGGTTTTTACTTCACCGACTCTACCATCTGGCCGCTTATTCATACCGTTCCTTTGTGGAAATTGATCGTGGTTATGCTGATAGGTTATACAATTTTGCCCATCCCGCTTTCTATGGACATACGCGGCTGGCAGGAAATGCATCCGCTCAATAGTGTTGGCTGGTCATTATTTTTTGAATACATAGCCAATATTCTTTATGCGCTGGGTATACGGAAATTATCTAATAAAGCCTTAGCGTTTTTTGTAGTGTTGGCAGGTGCACTACTTTTGCATTTTGCGGTTACTAATACCAACGGAGACGTTACAGGTGGCTGGACACTGAATGCTGAGCACATGCGTGTTGGGATAACGCGCACCTTGTTTCCTTTTTTTGCAGGTCTGCTTTTATCGCGCGTATCTAAGCCGGTCTATATCAAAAATGCTTTTTTGTGGAGTAGTCTTCTGGTTGCAGGTGTTTTGCTTATGCCCAGAATTGGCGGTGCACAGCACCTTTGGATGAATGGTTTGTACGAAGCTTTTTGCATTATTATTGTTTTTCCGCTCATTGTATATATCGGCGCCAGCGGTGTAGTGCATCATCAAACGGAAAATAAACTTTGTCAGTATCTTGGCAATCTTTCTTATCCCTTATACATGACGCACTATGTGCTTGTCTACTTTTACGTGGCATGGGTAAGCAATTACAAAGGCATTACTTTATATCAGGCTTGTTCCTATGCGCTGCTCACTTTTTCCGGGGCTATCCTGTTGGCATACGCAAGTTTAAAGCTGTACGATGAACCGGTGAGGGCTTGGCTACGAAAAAAAGTAAAATAGCATAGATGACAATCAATACTTAATTCAGAACAACTAGCCTATCGTTTGAGAGTCGGGCTTTGAAGATTAAATCGTATGATATTATCTGGCTCATTAACAATTGATTGTAAAAATGTGTATAAGGTTTTACAATCAAAAAATTTGTTCGGCTCCGGTTTTCTTTGCCGGTTTTTATCATGCCAAAATTCTCTGAAAGCATAATTAACGACTCATCATGGCACTTTTAAGCAGACAATTTGTTTAATTTTTAACTAGGTTAAAATAGAAGCTTGGGAGACAAAGTATGAAGAAAATTGGATTTTTATCGTTTGGCCATTGGTCGGGCCATCCTGCATACAGCACCCGTACAGCAAGTGACACATTACTTCAGTCTATTGACCTGGCGGTTGCAGCTGAAGAAATTGGGTTAGACGGAGCTTATTTTCGTGTGCATCATTTTGCTTCTCAGTTAGCCTCTCCATTTCCTTTGCTTTCGGCCATTGGTGCCAAAACAAGTAAAATTGAGATTGGGACTGGTGTAATTGATATGCGTTACGAAAATCCGCTGTATATGGTGGAAGATGCCGGGGCGGCGGACTTAATTTCGGAAGGACGACTGCAGTTAGGAATTAGCAGAGGATCGCCGGAGCAGGTAATCGACGGATGGCGTTATTTTGGATATGAACCCGCCGAAGGAGAAACAGACGCGGATATGGGACGGCGAAAAGCGCTGGAGTTTTTGGACAAGCTAAATGGTATTGGATTTGCCAGGCCTAATCCAAACCCCATGTTTCCAAATCCGCCGGGCCTGCTGCGCTTGGAACCGCACTCAAAAGGTTTGAGAGAACGTATTTGGTGGGGAGCAGCGTCTAACGCAACTGCTGTTTGGGCTGCAGAAAATGGTATGTATCTTCAAAGTTCCACTTTGAAATACGATGAAAATGGTAAACCCTTTCATGTGCAGCAAGCCGAACAGATCCGGTTGTACAAAGAAGCGTGGAAAAAAGCGGGACACAAGCGCGAGCCAAGAGTTTCGGTGAGCCGGTCTATTTTTGCATTGGTAAATGATCAGGACCGTTATTACTTTGGTCAGGAAGCCAGTCGATCAGACAAGATTGGAATGATTGAACAGGACAAACGCGCCATTTTTGGAAGAAGCTATGCAGCAGAACCAGATCAGCTTATAAAAGAACTGGCGCAGGACGAAGCTATTCAG
The nucleotide sequence above comes from Dyadobacter subterraneus. Encoded proteins:
- a CDS encoding acyltransferase family protein, which produces MDNNKLGTKPHYQILDGLRGVAAIIVVFFHLTEPLASSHLDNVINHGYLAVDFFFLLSGFVIGYAYDDRWDKLTIGGFFRRRFERLQPLVVLGMTLGAIGFYFTDSTIWPLIHTVPLWKLIVVMLIGYTILPIPLSMDIRGWQEMHPLNSVGWSLFFEYIANILYALGIRKLSNKALAFFVVLAGALLLHFAVTNTNGDVTGGWTLNAEHMRVGITRTLFPFFAGLLLSRVSKPVYIKNAFLWSSLLVAGVLLMPRIGGAQHLWMNGLYEAFCIIIVFPLIVYIGASGVVHHQTENKLCQYLGNLSYPLYMTHYVLVYFYVAWVSNYKGITLYQACSYALLTFSGAILLAYASLKLYDEPVRAWLRKKVK
- a CDS encoding LLM class flavin-dependent oxidoreductase, which translates into the protein MKKIGFLSFGHWSGHPAYSTRTASDTLLQSIDLAVAAEEIGLDGAYFRVHHFASQLASPFPLLSAIGAKTSKIEIGTGVIDMRYENPLYMVEDAGAADLISEGRLQLGISRGSPEQVIDGWRYFGYEPAEGETDADMGRRKALEFLDKLNGIGFARPNPNPMFPNPPGLLRLEPHSKGLRERIWWGAASNATAVWAAENGMYLQSSTLKYDENGKPFHVQQAEQIRLYKEAWKKAGHKREPRVSVSRSIFALVNDQDRYYFGQEASRSDKIGMIEQDKRAIFGRSYAAEPDQLIKELAQDEAIQEADTLLLTIPNTLGVDYNVHVLSSILEHVAPGLGWR